From a single Glycine soja cultivar W05 chromosome 19, ASM419377v2, whole genome shotgun sequence genomic region:
- the LOC114399650 gene encoding uncharacterized protein LOC114399650: protein MFSPSHLKTLYPLQQAFSVKPSSTISSMKLKRIVHTLIVSHLCRIIRALSKVKDVMVEILKENSTTIHFPHKKHCNRRKKIILGSFRLHYNWCSSKSSHVLPVPEPIYATCRDDDDEDCPYLRWLEEKKVEGEGGGDSNNKGASATRNEHVEMNEIDVLAEMFIANCHEKFRLEKQESDRRFHEMLARSM, encoded by the coding sequence atgtttagccCTTCGCATCTCAAAACCTTGTACCCTCTTCAACAAGCCTTCTCAGTAAAACCATCTTCAACCATAAGCTCCATGAAGCTAAAGAGAATCGTGCACACCCTCATAGTCTCCCACTTGTGCCGAATCATTCGTGCACTCTCCAAAGTCAAAGATGTAATGGTTGAGATTCTTAAAGAAAACTCAACCACCATCCACTTCCCTCACAAAAAACATTGCAATAGACGCAAGAAGATCATCCTAGGCTCCTTCAGGCTCCACTACAACTGGTGCTCCTCCAAATCCTCGCACGTGTTGCCGGTCCCCGAACCGATTTATGCCACGTGCCGcgacgacgacgacgaagaTTGCCCCTACCTAAGGTGGCTTGAGGAGAAGAAGGTTGAAGGTGAAGGTGGTGGTGATAGTAATAATAAGGGTGCAAGTGCAACACGTAATGAGCATGTTGAAATGAACGAGATTGATGTGTTAGCAGAAATGTTCATTGCCAATTGCCACGAGAAGTTCAGGTTGGAAAAGCAAGAGTCTGATAGGAGGTTCCATGAAATGCTGGCTAGAAGCATGTGA
- the LOC114400535 gene encoding zinc finger CCCH domain-containing protein 14-like: MDTRKRGRPEPGFSLNGGFKKSKQEMESLSTGVGSKSKPCTKFFSTAGCPFGEGCHFLHYVPGGYNAVAHMMNLTPAAPPASRNVAALPPVPNGSAPPAVKTRICNKFNTAEGCKFGDKCHFAHGEWELGKHIAPSFDDHRTMGPTGVGRLAGRMEPPPGPAASFGANATAKISVEASLAGAIIGKGGVNSKQICRQTGAKLSIREHESDPNLRNIELEGSFEQIKEASNMVKDLLLTLQMSAPPKTTPGVPGAPASHGSNFKTKLCENFTKGSCTFGDRCHFAHGAAELRKSGV, encoded by the exons ATGGATACCCGCAAGAGGGGAAGACCCGAACCCGGCTTCAGCTTAAATGGCGGATTCAAGAAATCCAAGCAAG AAATGGAGTCCTTATCAACTGGTGTAGGAAGCAAATCGAAGCCATGTACCAAGTTTTTCAG CACTGCTGGTTGCCCATTTGGTGAGGGCTGCCACTTCTTGCACTATGTTCCCGGTGGTTATAATGCAGTTGCCCATATGATGAATCTAACACCTGCAGCACCTCCAGCATCAAGAAATGTTGCAGCTCTGCCTCCTGTACCAAATGGTTCCGCACCACCTGCCGTTAAGACCCGCATATGCAACAAGTTTAATACTGCTGAAGGTTGCAAATTTGGTGACAAATGCCATTTTGCTCATGGTGAATGGGAGCTTGGCAAGCATATTGCTCCATCATTTGATGACCATCGCACCATGGGACCCACTGGAGTAGGTCGTCTTGCTGGTCGAATGGAGCCCCCTCCTGGCCCTGCTGCAAGTTTTGGGGCCAATGCCACAGCCAAGATCAGCGTAGAAGCTTCCCTGGCTGGAGCTATCATTGGGAAGGGTGGCGTGAACTCAAAACAGATCTGCCGCCAAACTGGAGCCAAACTTTCAATTCGAGAGCATGAATCTGACCCAAATCTTAGAAACATTGAACTTGAGGGAAGTTTTGAGCAAATCAAAGAAGCAAGTAACATGGTAAAGGATTTACTTTTGACCCTGCAAATGTCTGCACCACCTAAAACAACCCCAGGTGTTCCTGGCGCACCTGCCTCTCATGGAAGCAATTTTAAGACGAAGCTGTGTGAGAATTTTACAAAAGGGTCTTGCACGTTTGGAGATAGATGTCACTTTGCACATGGAGCTGCTGAATTGCGTAAATCAGGAGTATGA